A window of the Thalassophryne amazonica chromosome 11, fThaAma1.1, whole genome shotgun sequence genome harbors these coding sequences:
- the irg1l gene encoding immunoresponsive gene 1, like has translation MMSRLQKSLSAVRALHQAALAVPKQPATEETITGSFGRFISEVKPQHLSPVVLQRSKRMVLDSIGVGLIGSTTDVFELVLQHCQHMYAADQVSTVYGRKGTRLSPTLAAFVNGVATHAMDFDDTWHPATHPSGAVLPAVIALSDMMPVNNKPSGLDFLLAFNVGIEIQGRLMRFSNEAHHIPKRFHPPSVVGTMGSAAACAHLLSLDPSRCGHALAIAASLSGAPMANAATQSKPLHIGNASRLGLEAALLASRSLEASLLVLDAVSGVAGFNAFYEDYAPQPMKMPNDGYTFLLEDQDMGFKRFPAHLGMHWVADAAALIHKNLMGVSPYQIRDILLRVPQSKYINRPFPESEHEARHSFQFNACSALLDGEVTVQSFAPDAISRPELLTLLSRVRVEHPHDNLANFDRMYGEVQVTLAEGDVLNGRCETFYGHWRNPLTNESLKKKFRHNAKTVLPSQKVETLIEVVEKLDTLRDCTPLFSQLQ, from the exons ATGATGTCCAGACTCCAG AAATCACTGTCCGCTGTCAGAGCACTGCATCAGGCAGCACTGGCAG TTCCGAAGCAGCCCGCCACTGAGGAGACAATCACAGGCAGTTTTGGGAGGTTCATCAGTGAGGTGAAGCCACAGCACTTATCTCCCGTGGTCCTGCAGCGCAGCAAGAGGATGGTGTTAGACAGCATCGGCGTCGGTCTGATCGGCAGCACCACAGACGTGTTTGAACTGGTCCTGCAGCACTGTCAG CACATGTACGCTGCCGATCAGGTCAGCACTGTGTACGGCCGTAAGGGCACCAGACTCTCCCCGACGCTGGCTGCTTTTGTCAATGGAGTGGCA ACTCACGCCATGGACTTTGATGATACGTGGCACCCTGCCACTCATCCCTCAGGAGCTGTTCTTCCTGCTGTGATAGCGCTTAGCGACATGATGCCTGTTAACAACAAGCCCAGCGGCCTCGACTTCCTGCTGGCATTCAATGTCGGTATAGAAATCCAGGGCCGACTGATGAGGTTCTCTAACGAGGCTCACCACATCCCCAAGAG GTTTCATCCTCCCAGTGTGGTGGGGACCATGGGAAGTGCAGCAGCCTGTGCTCACCTCTTATCTTTGGACCCATCTCGCTGTGGTCATGCCTTGGCCATTGCTGCTTCTTTATCTGGAGCCCCCATGGCGAATGCTGCTACCCAGTCCAAACCCCTGCACATCGGCAATGCCTCACGGCTGGGGTTGGAAGCTGCTCTGCTGGCATCGAGAAGCCTGGAGGCGAGTCTGCTGGTCCTAGATGCCGTGTCAGGGGTGGCCGGCTTCAACGCTTTTTACGAGGACTACGCGCCACAACCTATGAAGATGCCCAACGACGGCTACACATTCCTCCTGGAGGATCAAGACATGGGCTTCAAGCGCTTCCCAGCACACCTCGGGATGCACTGGGTGGCAGATGCTGCAGCTTTGATTCATAAAAACCTCATGGGAGTCTCCCCCTATCAAATCCGTGACATCCTTCTCCGAGTCCCACAATCTAAGTACATCAACCGGCCCTTCCCTGAGTCTGAGCACGAGGCTCGCCATTCCTTTCAGTTCAATGCATGCAGCGCCCTCTTGGATGGAGAGGTGACAGTACAGTCCTTCGCCCCCGATGCCATATCGCGCCCTGAGCTGCTCACGCTGCTGAGCCGTGTTCGAGTGGAGCATCCCCACGACAACCTTGCTAACTTCGACCGCATGTACGGTGAGGTCCAAGTGACGCTTGCTGAAGGAGATGTTCTAAATGGACGCTGTGAGACCTTCTACGGCCACTGGCGCAACCCACTAACCAATGAGAGCTTAAAGAAGAAGTTTCGGCACAACGCGAAGACAGTGCTTCCTTCACAGAAGGTCGAAACGCTGATTGAAGTGGTGGAGAAGCTGGACACACTCAGGGACTGCACACCACTCTTCTCACAGCTGCAGTGA